One region of Cyanobium sp. M30B3 genomic DNA includes:
- a CDS encoding aldo/keto reductase → MTDSPPAALSDPGIGVGTWAWGNQFLWGYEPGQDTLLRATFERAIGCGLRFFDTADSYGTGRFNGRSEQLLGTFCSALPAGLRRELCVATKLAPFPWRIGRQGLKRAFHASRERLRGQLDRVQLHWSTARYAPWQEVALLDGLADLVEAGLVAELGLSNMGPGRLRWLQARLAERGVPIASLQVQLSLLAPEPLDPGGVAEVCRDLGIRLIAYSPLALGLLARSEEAADPAVGLRGARQLLSRRLQPALVPLRQAMAAIARPHGASLAAVALNWCRAHGAMPIPGLRTPQQVDGVVAALGWRLTEPERLELDRLARVSALRMPANPFQSS, encoded by the coding sequence ATGACCGATTCCCCCCCAGCGGCGCTGAGCGATCCCGGCATCGGGGTGGGCACCTGGGCCTGGGGCAACCAGTTCCTCTGGGGTTACGAGCCTGGTCAGGACACGCTGCTGCGGGCCACCTTCGAGCGCGCCATCGGCTGCGGCCTGCGCTTCTTCGATACCGCCGATTCCTATGGCACCGGGCGGTTCAATGGCCGCAGTGAGCAGCTGCTGGGCACGTTCTGCTCCGCCCTGCCCGCAGGCTTGCGCCGGGAGCTGTGCGTGGCCACCAAATTGGCCCCCTTCCCCTGGCGGATCGGCCGCCAGGGATTGAAGCGGGCCTTCCACGCCTCGCGGGAGCGCCTGCGGGGCCAGCTGGATCGCGTGCAGCTCCACTGGAGCACGGCCCGCTACGCCCCCTGGCAGGAGGTGGCCCTGCTCGATGGCCTGGCCGATCTGGTGGAGGCCGGCCTGGTGGCCGAGCTGGGGCTGTCCAACATGGGGCCCGGGCGGCTGCGCTGGCTGCAGGCGCGCTTGGCTGAGCGGGGAGTGCCCATCGCCAGCCTCCAGGTGCAGTTGTCGCTGCTGGCGCCGGAGCCCCTCGACCCGGGGGGTGTGGCGGAGGTCTGCCGGGACCTGGGCATCCGCCTGATCGCCTACAGCCCCTTGGCCCTGGGGCTGCTTGCCCGCAGCGAGGAAGCAGCGGACCCAGCGGTGGGTCTGCGGGGGGCCCGCCAACTCCTGTCGCGTCGTCTGCAACCCGCCCTGGTCCCGTTGCGGCAGGCCATGGCAGCGATCGCGCGACCCCATGGGGCGTCGCTGGCGGCCGTGGCACTGAACTGGTGCCGGGCCCATGGGGCCATGCCGATCCCAGGGCTGCGCACACCCCAGCAGGTGGACGGGGTTGTGGCCGCTCTGGGCTGGCGGCT
- a CDS encoding lipid-A-disaccharide synthase-related protein, producing MPPRLLVLTNGHGEDQIALQLIAALRQRTAQQGLPPRQVVVLPLVGQGQAFAAAEAHGLLQRQGPRQTLPSGGFSNQSLGGLLRDLGAGLAGLSLRQWRWLRHWGRGGQPVLAVGDLLPLLLAWGSGSPFAFVGTPKSDYTWASPSPPGWGHSPLADAYHRCKGSEWDPWEWRLMASGRCRLVAVRDALTARGLRRHGIPALAPGNPMLDGFPPSVLPPWLAGQRRLLLLPGSRMPEALHNGRRLLAGLAAWHSPQPSTVLLTCGDQPSSAAWSAVLLAAGWREAAVTPEAAAAGASRCWRRGPLTLLLGVGRFMGWAPWGEVGLATAGTATEQLVGLGIPVLSSPGPGPQFKAGFARRQSRLLGGAVQPCHTPADLAAGLEHLLADATRRAQLGRIGRRRMGPEGGSGRLAQLLLHHLLG from the coding sequence ATGCCCCCCCGGCTGCTGGTTCTGACCAATGGCCACGGGGAGGATCAGATTGCCCTGCAACTGATCGCGGCCCTGCGGCAGCGCACAGCGCAGCAGGGGTTACCCCCCCGGCAGGTGGTGGTGCTGCCGCTGGTGGGCCAGGGCCAGGCCTTCGCCGCCGCCGAGGCCCACGGCCTGCTGCAGCGCCAGGGACCGCGCCAGACCCTCCCCAGTGGCGGCTTCAGCAACCAGAGCCTGGGGGGCCTGCTGCGGGACCTGGGGGCAGGCCTGGCCGGGCTGAGCCTGCGCCAGTGGCGCTGGCTGCGGCACTGGGGCCGCGGCGGCCAGCCGGTGCTGGCGGTGGGGGATCTGCTGCCCCTGCTGCTCGCCTGGGGCAGCGGCAGCCCCTTCGCCTTTGTGGGCACGCCGAAGAGCGATTACACCTGGGCGTCGCCATCGCCACCCGGCTGGGGGCACAGCCCCCTCGCCGACGCCTACCACCGCTGCAAGGGCAGTGAGTGGGACCCCTGGGAGTGGCGACTGATGGCCAGTGGGCGCTGCCGGCTGGTGGCGGTGCGTGATGCCCTCACGGCGCGGGGCCTGCGCCGGCACGGCATCCCTGCCCTCGCTCCGGGGAACCCGATGCTGGATGGCTTTCCGCCATCGGTGCTGCCCCCCTGGCTGGCCGGCCAGCGGCGGCTGCTGCTGCTGCCCGGCAGCCGCATGCCCGAAGCACTCCACAACGGCAGGAGGCTGCTGGCGGGCCTGGCGGCCTGGCACTCTCCCCAGCCCAGCACGGTGTTACTCACCTGCGGCGACCAGCCCAGCAGTGCCGCCTGGAGCGCGGTGCTGCTCGCCGCAGGCTGGCGGGAGGCCGCTGTCACGCCGGAAGCGGCAGCGGCCGGCGCCAGCCGCTGCTGGCGCCGCGGCCCCCTCACCCTGCTGCTGGGGGTGGGGCGGTTCATGGGCTGGGCCCCGTGGGGCGAGGTGGGCCTGGCCACGGCCGGCACCGCCACCGAACAGCTGGTCGGGCTGGGGATTCCCGTGCTCTCCAGCCCCGGCCCCGGCCCCCAGTTCAAGGCTGGCTTCGCCCGCCGTCAGAGCCGCCTGCTGGGGGGGGCCGTGCAACCCTGCCACACCCCAGCCGACCTGGCCGCCGGCCTGGAGCACTTGCTGGCAGACGCCACTCGGCGCGCCCAGCTGGGGCGCATCGGCCGCCGGCGGATGGGCCCAGAGGGCGGCAGCGGGCGCCTGGCCCAGCTGTTGCTGCACC